Below is a window of Vicinamibacterales bacterium DNA.
CGCTGCGAGGCATCGGCGACACGCGCACACCCATGTTCGTCAACCTGGCGGCGCACTGGTTGCTGGGGTTGCCCGTGAGCTACACGCTCTGCTTCGTGATCGGCTGGGGGGTGTGGGGCCTGTGGGTGGGCCTGTCGCTGGGGCTGATCGTCACCGGCACCATCCTCCTCTGGGTCTGGGCGCGGAAGATCCATGACTATCGAGTCGCCCATGGTCTCTGACCCGCACCGCAGTCGTGCCATGATGGGGGGTCGATGACGCTCGACGTCCTGGAATCGGAGAGCATCGAGATCCTGCGTGAAGCCGTGGCCGGCGCCGAGCGACCGGTCCTGCTGTATTCCATCGGCAAGGACTCGTCGGTGCTGCTGCACCTCGCCCGCAAGGCGTTCCATCCCTCGCCACCGCCGTTTCCCTTGCTGCATGTCGACACCACGTGGAAATTCCGGGACATGTACGCGCACCGCGAACGCGTGATGCGCGAGTCCGGCATGCGCCTCCTCGTGCACCGCAATGAGGCCGGCCTGGCCGCCGGGGTGAATCCCTTTTCGCACGGCTCGGGTCCCTACACGGACGTGATGAAGACCGAGGCCCTCAGGCAGGCGCTCGATACCCACCGCTTCGACGTCATCTTTGGCGGCGCCCGCCGCGACGAGGAGGCCTCGCGCGCCAAGGAGCGCATTTGCTCGTTCCGGGCGGCGGGCCACCGGTGGGATCCGAAGGCGCAGCGCCCGGAGCTCTGGGCCATCTACAACATGCGCATCCGCCCCGGTGAGTCGATGCGCGTGTTCCCGCTGTCGAACTGGACCGAGATCGACGTCTGGCGCTACCTCGAACGCGAGGCCATTCCGGTGGTCCCCCTCTACTTCGCCGCCGAGCGGCCGGTCGTGCATCGCGGCGGGACCCTCGTGATGGTGGACGACGAGCGGTTTCCGCTCGCACCCGGCGAGCAGCCCGAACGCCGATGGGTGCGGTTCCGAACGCTGGGGTGCTACCCGTTGAGCGGCGCCGTCGAGAGCCGCGCCACCACGATCGCGGCGATCATCGCCGAGACGGTGGCCGCGGCATCCTCCGAGCGACAGGGCCGGCTGATCGACAGCGACCAACCGTCATCCATGGAGAAGAAGAAACGGGAGGGATACTTCTGAGCCTCCCCCTGCTCCGGCTGATCACGTGCGGCAGCGTCGATGACGGCAAGTCGACCCTGATCGGCCGGCTGCTGCACGAGTCGCGCGCGGTCTTCGACGACCAGACGCGGGCGCTCGAAGCCGATTCGCGCAAGTTCGGCACGCAGGGCAGCCGCGTCGACTTCGCGCTGCTGGTGGATGGACTGCAGGCCGAGCGAGAGCAAGGCATCACCATCGACGTCGCCTACCGCTTCTTTTCCACCCCCGCCCGGCGGTTCATCGTCGCCGACACGCCGGGCCACGAGCAGTACACGCGGAACATGGCCACCGGCGCCTCCACCGCCGACCTGGCGGTGATCCTGGTCGATGCGCGCAAAGGCGTGCTCACCCAGACCCGGCGCCACACCCGCATCGTCGCGCTCATGGGCATCCGGCACGTCCTGCTCGCGGTCAACAAGATGGACCTGGTGGACTATTCGCGGGAGGTCTTCGAAGCTGTCGTCGACGCCTACGCGCCGTTCGCGGCCGCGTGCGGCATCACCAGCGTCAGGCCAATCCCAATCTCCGCGCTCGAGGGCGATCACCTCGTCGCGCCGAGCGCGCGCATGCCCTGGTACGACGGGCCTACAGTGATCTCGTATCTCGAAACCATCGAGGTGACCGGTCCGCCTTCGTCCGGGCCGTTCCGGATGCCAGTGCAGTGGATCAATCGTCCCGGCCCCGATTTTCGTGGCGCGGCCGGACGGGTCTGCGCGGGAGCCGTGCATCCGGGCGACCGCGTGCGCGTGCTGCCCTCCGGCGTGGAAACCCGCGTCAAGGGCATCGTGACGTGCGGTGGCGAGCGGGCCCGGGCCGAAGCAGGCGACTCCGTCACGCTGACGCTGATCGACGAGGTGGACGTCAGCCGTGGCGACGTGATCGCGGCCGCCACGGCGGCGCCCGCGGTGGCCGATCAGTTCGAGGCCCGGCTGTTGTGGATGGGATCTCACGACCTCATTCCAGGCCGTTCGTACCTGCTCAAGGCGTACTCAAAGGAAATGCGCGCGACCGTGACCGCCATCAAGCATCGCATCGACGTCGGCAGCGATGCCCACCTGGCGGCGAAGACGCTGGCGCTGAACGAGATCGGCGTGGTCAACCTGTCGACGGCGCAGCCCCTCGTGTTTGAACCCTATTCCGTCAATCGCACGCTGGGCGCCTTCATCCTGATCGACCCGCTCACCTTCGAAACCGTAGGCGCCGGCATGATCGAGTTCGCGCTGCGCCGCGCCGCGAACGTGCACTGGCAGGCGCTCGAGGTCACGGGGCCGGCGCGGGCGGCCTTGAAGCAGCAGCAACCGTGCTGCGTGTGGTTCACGGGCCTCTCGGGCTCCGGAAAGTCGTCGATCGCCAACCGCCTCGAGCAACGCCTGTATGCGGCGGGCCGCCACACCTATCTGCTCGACGGCGACAACATCCGGCACGGACTCAATCGCGACCTGGGCTTCACCGAGGCGGACCGGGCCGAGAACATCCGGCGCGTCGCCGAGGTCGCCCACCTGATGGTGGATGCCGGGCTGATGGTGCTGGTCGCGTTCATCTCTCCATTCCGCGCCGAACGGCGAGCGGCGCGAGACCGGTTCGCAGACGGAGAGTTCGTGGAGGTGTTCGTCGACACCCCGATCGAGGAATGCGAACGCCGCGATCCCAAGGGCTTGTATGCGAAGGCCCGCAGCGGCGCCTTGCCGAACTTCACCGGCATCGACAGCCCATACGAGCGGCCGGAGTCGCCCGAGGTGCACCTGCTCACGGCCGGGCGCTCGCCCGAGGAGTGCGCCGAGCAGCTGTTCGCGCGGCTCCGGTGACGATGGACGCGCTGCAGGTGGCGGCCGGCGCCCTCACCGGATTCGTGGTCGGGATGACCGGCGTCGGCGGCGGCGCGCTCATGACCCCCATCCTGCTGCTCGGGTTTGGCACGGCGCCCCTGGTGGCCGTGGGCACCGACCTGTGGTTTGCGGCGGTCACCAAGCTCGCAGTGTCCGGACTTCACATGCGACAGCGGCTGATCGACTGGCCGGTGGTGAGGCGCCTGTGGATGGGCAGCCTGCCGGCGTCGGCGGTCACGCTCATCTGGATGGCCGGCCGGCAGGCGAACGACGGCGGCGTGGTGTTGGTGAAACTGGCAATTGCGCTGGCGGTGTGCCTGACCGCGGCCGGCCTGCTGGCGGAAGCACCGCTCCGGGCGCTCGGCCCGCGCCGAACCGCCACCGAGCCGGCCTCTTCCGGATGGACGACCACGGCCACCGTCGCCGCGGGGGCCGTCCTCGGCTTCCTGGTGACGCTCACGTCGGTGGGCGCCGGGGCCCTTGGCGTGGTCATGCTGGTGCGCCTTTATCCGCGCCTGACCCCGCAGCGGTTGGTGGCCACCGACATTGCCCACGCCATTCCGCTGGCGCTTTGTGCCGGCGCCGGGCACCTCGCGCTCAGCGGAATCGATCTGGCCCTGCTGCGCGACCTGTTGGCGGGTTCCATTCCGGCGGCGCTGGTTGGCACCGCGATCTCATCACGCCTGCCGCACGCCATCCTGAGGACGGCCCTCGGCGCGGTGCTGCTCGTGATTGGCCTGACCATGCTGGGCGGCGCCATGTGACCGCTTCAGCGCTCAGCGGTTTCGACCGTGAGCCGACAGGCAGACCGCCGCGGCATCGCCGCTGATAACATAACGCGATGCGCAAGGGTCTCGCGGCGACGGCCGTTGTGGTCGCTCTCGCTGCCGGCTGGTTCGGTTGGCAGAAGGGCTGGCTCGGCGGGTCGTCGAGCCGCGGCCCGCGGTCGGTGCTGCTGGTCAGTGTCGATACGCTGCGTGCCGACCGGCTCGGGAGCTACGGTTACCAGGCCGCCTCGACTCCCGTCCTCGACGCCCTGGCGGCCCGCGGCCTGCGGTTCGAGCAGGCCGCCACGGTAGCGCCGCTGACCCTGCCCGCCCACACCTCGCTGCTCTCAGGCACCTTTCCGACCTTTCACGGCGTGCGTGACAACGGCAGCTTCTATGTGAACGACACCATCACGACGCTCGCCGAGGTCCTTCAGTCCCGCGGCTACCGCACCGGGGGATTCGTCGGCGCCTTCGTGCTCGACCATCGGTGGGGCATCGCGCAGGGGTTCGACCACTACTTTGACGCGTTCGATTTGGCGAACTACGAAATGGCCGCCGGCCTGGATGCGGCGCAGCGGCCCGGCAGTGAAGTGGTCGATCACGCGCTCGCCTGGCTCGACGAGGATCGCGACCGCCCGTTCCTGGCGTGGGTGCACCTCTACGATCCCCACAGCCCCTACACGCCGCCGGAGCCGTATCGATCGCGGTTTCCAGCCACCATGCAGGGCGCTTACGACGCCGAGATCGCCGCCACCGACGCGCAGATTGGCCGGCTCCTCGATCGGCTGCGGGAAAGCGGGCGTCTCGATGACACGATCGTCGTGGTCGTGGCCGATCACGGCGAGTCGCTCGGCGAGCACGGCGAGCAGCAGCACGGCTTCTTCGTGTATGACGCCGCGGTGCGCATCCCGCTGATCGTCGCCGGGCCGGGCGTGCCGGCGCGCGCCGTGCCCGAACAGGTTCGCATCGTCGATGTCATGCCGACCGTCCTGGATCTCGTCGGCGCCGCGGTGCCGTCCGAGGTGCAGGGCGTCAGCCTGATGCCGCTGGGCCGGGGCGAGGAGATGGATCTCCTGGGATTCAGCGAGACGTGGTACCCGCGCTACCACTACGGCTGGAGCGAACTGACCGCGGTCCGCGATGGCCGATACAAGTTCATCGCCGCGCCGCGCCGCGAACTCTACGATACGCAGGCCGACCCCGGCGAGACGCGTGACCTGGCGGCCTCGAACCCACGCATGGCCGATGCCCTCGAACGCGCCCTCCGCGAGATGGCCACGCGAACGGCCGTCGCCGCGACGCCACAGGCACCCCGCGCGATCGACCCCGCCGCCGAGGAACGGCTGCGAGCGCTCGGCTACGTGGCCAGCACCATCAGCCGGGCGGCGCTGGTGGAACGGCCCCGTGGCGATCCCAAGGACATGATCGGCCTCTACAACCTGCTGAAGCTCGCCGGGAGTGACTCCGTCGCCGGCAGGCTGGACGAGGCCATCGCCAAGGTCCGCAGCGTGCTGGCCGCCGATCCCGAGGTGATGGAGGCTCACACGATCCTGGGCAACATCCACACCAAGGCCGGCCGGCTTCCCGACGCGATCAAGGCATACCAGCAAGCGCTGGCCGTCGACCCGGAGCACGAGGGCGCCGCGTGGAGCCTGGCGCTGGCCTACCGGCAGGCGGGGAAGCTGGACGAGGCGCGCGCTGGTTTCGAGCGCGTGTTTCAGCTCAACCCGCGTGGCGCGAAGGCGCTCTATCAACTGGCGGAACTGTCGATGCGCCAGGGCCAGTTTGCGAACGCGGCCGCGACGCTGGAGAAGGGCCTCGCACTCGACGGCGACCGCGCCGTGTTTCTCGTGAAGATCGCCGAAGCGCGCCTCGAGCTGAAACAAATCGACGCCGCGCAGGCCGCGTTGGTCGAAGCGATCAAGCTCAAGGGCGATCAGTCGATGGCCCACTACAACCTTGGCCTGGTGCACGAGGCACGCGGCGAGTGGCAGGCCGCCGCGTCGGAGTACGAGGCCGAGATCAAGGTCAGCCCCAAGCTGTACCAGCCCCATTTCAACCTGGCGAAGCTGCTCGCCCGCGACGGTCGGGCCGCCGATGCACTCACGCATTTTCGCGCGGCAGTCGACCAGAACCCTGAGTTCGGTACCGGCTTCCTGTACCTCGCCAAGGCGCTTCTGGACGCCGGCAATCTGAAGGACGCTGAGGAGGCGGCCACCCGGGGACTCGCGACGAAGCCCGATGCCGCCATGGTCCCCCTGGGTCACTACGTACTCGCCGATATCTACTCGCGCCAGGGTCGCGACGCGGATGCGGCGCGCCAGGCGGCAGCCGGCAAGCGGGCCGAAGCCAGGGGCGGGAGCCCGGGGCGCCGGTGAGTTCGACACCGGGCAACCGACTCGTCGTGGCCGTGGCGCTGCTCGCCGCAGGCGCCGCGTGTGCGCCCACGCCACCGGCGGCGCCGGCCGCGCGCACGGCCCGGCACGTGCTGGTGGTGACCATCGATACGCTTCGTGCCGACCGCGTCGGCGCGTACGGCAACACGACGGTGGCCACCCCGAATCTCGACCGTCTTGCGCGCGAAGGAGCCATGGCCCTGCACGCCTCGGCCCATGCGCCCCTTACGCGCCCATCGCACATCTCGCTCTTCACCGGGCTCTACCCGGCCGAACATGGCATTCGAGACAACGTGTCGCCTCCCC
It encodes the following:
- the cysD gene encoding sulfate adenylyltransferase subunit CysD, encoding MTLDVLESESIEILREAVAGAERPVLLYSIGKDSSVLLHLARKAFHPSPPPFPLLHVDTTWKFRDMYAHRERVMRESGMRLLVHRNEAGLAAGVNPFSHGSGPYTDVMKTEALRQALDTHRFDVIFGGARRDEEASRAKERICSFRAAGHRWDPKAQRPELWAIYNMRIRPGESMRVFPLSNWTEIDVWRYLEREAIPVVPLYFAAERPVVHRGGTLVMVDDERFPLAPGEQPERRWVRFRTLGCYPLSGAVESRATTIAAIIAETVAAASSERQGRLIDSDQPSSMEKKKREGYF
- the cysN gene encoding sulfate adenylyltransferase subunit CysN, which codes for MTCGSVDDGKSTLIGRLLHESRAVFDDQTRALEADSRKFGTQGSRVDFALLVDGLQAEREQGITIDVAYRFFSTPARRFIVADTPGHEQYTRNMATGASTADLAVILVDARKGVLTQTRRHTRIVALMGIRHVLLAVNKMDLVDYSREVFEAVVDAYAPFAAACGITSVRPIPISALEGDHLVAPSARMPWYDGPTVISYLETIEVTGPPSSGPFRMPVQWINRPGPDFRGAAGRVCAGAVHPGDRVRVLPSGVETRVKGIVTCGGERARAEAGDSVTLTLIDEVDVSRGDVIAAATAAPAVADQFEARLLWMGSHDLIPGRSYLLKAYSKEMRATVTAIKHRIDVGSDAHLAAKTLALNEIGVVNLSTAQPLVFEPYSVNRTLGAFILIDPLTFETVGAGMIEFALRRAANVHWQALEVTGPARAALKQQQPCCVWFTGLSGSGKSSIANRLEQRLYAAGRHTYLLDGDNIRHGLNRDLGFTEADRAENIRRVAEVAHLMVDAGLMVLVAFISPFRAERRAARDRFADGEFVEVFVDTPIEECERRDPKGLYAKARSGALPNFTGIDSPYERPESPEVHLLTAGRSPEECAEQLFARLR
- a CDS encoding sulfite exporter TauE/SafE family protein; the encoded protein is MRRAAVRAAPVTMDALQVAAGALTGFVVGMTGVGGGALMTPILLLGFGTAPLVAVGTDLWFAAVTKLAVSGLHMRQRLIDWPVVRRLWMGSLPASAVTLIWMAGRQANDGGVVLVKLAIALAVCLTAAGLLAEAPLRALGPRRTATEPASSGWTTTATVAAGAVLGFLVTLTSVGAGALGVVMLVRLYPRLTPQRLVATDIAHAIPLALCAGAGHLALSGIDLALLRDLLAGSIPAALVGTAISSRLPHAILRTALGAVLLVIGLTMLGGAM
- a CDS encoding sulfatase-like hydrolase/transferase is translated as MRKGLAATAVVVALAAGWFGWQKGWLGGSSSRGPRSVLLVSVDTLRADRLGSYGYQAASTPVLDALAARGLRFEQAATVAPLTLPAHTSLLSGTFPTFHGVRDNGSFYVNDTITTLAEVLQSRGYRTGGFVGAFVLDHRWGIAQGFDHYFDAFDLANYEMAAGLDAAQRPGSEVVDHALAWLDEDRDRPFLAWVHLYDPHSPYTPPEPYRSRFPATMQGAYDAEIAATDAQIGRLLDRLRESGRLDDTIVVVVADHGESLGEHGEQQHGFFVYDAAVRIPLIVAGPGVPARAVPEQVRIVDVMPTVLDLVGAAVPSEVQGVSLMPLGRGEEMDLLGFSETWYPRYHYGWSELTAVRDGRYKFIAAPRRELYDTQADPGETRDLAASNPRMADALERALREMATRTAVAATPQAPRAIDPAAEERLRALGYVASTISRAALVERPRGDPKDMIGLYNLLKLAGSDSVAGRLDEAIAKVRSVLAADPEVMEAHTILGNIHTKAGRLPDAIKAYQQALAVDPEHEGAAWSLALAYRQAGKLDEARAGFERVFQLNPRGAKALYQLAELSMRQGQFANAAATLEKGLALDGDRAVFLVKIAEARLELKQIDAAQAALVEAIKLKGDQSMAHYNLGLVHEARGEWQAAASEYEAEIKVSPKLYQPHFNLAKLLARDGRAADALTHFRAAVDQNPEFGTGFLYLAKALLDAGNLKDAEEAATRGLATKPDAAMVPLGHYVLADIYSRQGRDADAARQAAAGKRAEARGGSPGRR